A region of Hydrogenimonas cancrithermarum DNA encodes the following proteins:
- a CDS encoding NifB/NifX family molybdenum-iron cluster-binding protein, producing the protein MVAMPVKMNREDPPLTTVFGKAKWFVFADGNGKVVIRENPFAGAGPKTVAWLIENGVKEIVTPHIGGNPFMFLKDAGVRLYYPGEGRILVSEALDKLKNDELEEITIENVMRFTHH; encoded by the coding sequence ATGGTCGCGATGCCGGTAAAGATGAACAGAGAGGATCCGCCGCTGACCACGGTTTTCGGGAAGGCGAAGTGGTTTGTCTTCGCCGATGGAAACGGAAAGGTCGTGATTCGTGAAAACCCCTTCGCGGGTGCCGGGCCGAAGACGGTTGCCTGGCTTATCGAAAATGGTGTCAAAGAGATCGTCACCCCTCATATCGGGGGCAATCCATTCATGTTTCTGAAGGATGCGGGTGTCCGCCTCTACTACCCGGGAGAGGGGCGCATCCTCGTTTCGGAAGCCCTTGATAAATTGAAAAACGATGAACTTGAAGAGATTACGATCGAAAATGTCATGCGGTTTACGCATCACTGA
- a CDS encoding 4Fe-4S dicluster domain-containing protein, which translates to MSKRQLAMVMDLNKCIGCQTCTVACKTQWTNRNGREYMYWNNVETYPGTGYPKNWMELGGGFDAAGDLQAGVVPNIEADYGVPWDYNHDELQFGEQLKPNVDPTWGPNWDEDEGTGNFPSDNYFFYIPRICNHCTNPGCLSACPRDAIFKRDQDGVVLVDLDRCQGYRYCIAGCPYKKIYFNPKISKSEKCILCFPRVEKGLPPACAQQCVGRIRFVGFLDDEEGQVYKLVHKYKVALPLRSDYGTQPNVYYVPPTEAPPKFDAEGRVIEGSNRVPIEELEKLFGKEVHQAMKTLREEKEKRKKTGESELMDILIAYQHSEMFRLDQDYYQSIAKKQGLSLAPIDNRYMQGKNTENKYKFKVVEYE; encoded by the coding sequence ATGTCTAAACGACAATTAGCAATGGTAATGGATTTGAACAAATGTATCGGATGCCAGACCTGTACTGTTGCATGTAAAACGCAGTGGACCAACCGAAATGGCCGCGAATACATGTACTGGAACAATGTCGAAACGTACCCTGGTACGGGGTATCCGAAGAACTGGATGGAGCTGGGTGGAGGATTTGACGCAGCCGGCGATCTTCAGGCAGGTGTTGTCCCCAACATCGAAGCAGACTACGGTGTGCCATGGGATTATAATCATGACGAACTGCAGTTCGGAGAACAGCTTAAACCCAACGTCGATCCGACATGGGGACCGAACTGGGACGAAGACGAAGGTACGGGTAACTTCCCGAGCGACAACTACTTCTTCTACATTCCGCGTATCTGTAACCACTGTACGAATCCGGGATGTCTGAGTGCCTGTCCGCGCGATGCGATTTTCAAGCGTGATCAGGACGGTGTCGTTCTTGTCGATCTCGACCGCTGTCAGGGCTACCGCTACTGCATCGCGGGTTGTCCCTACAAAAAGATCTACTTCAACCCGAAAATCAGCAAGAGCGAGAAGTGTATTCTCTGTTTCCCGCGTGTCGAAAAGGGCCTTCCTCCGGCGTGTGCGCAGCAGTGTGTCGGACGTATCCGCTTCGTCGGATTCCTGGATGACGAAGAGGGACAGGTTTACAAATTGGTCCACAAATACAAAGTGGCTCTGCCGCTTCGCAGTGACTACGGTACGCAGCCGAACGTCTACTATGTTCCGCCGACCGAAGCGCCGCCGAAGTTCGACGCCGAAGGCCGCGTGATCGAGGGAAGCAACCGTGTTCCGATTGAAGAGCTCGAAAAACTTTTCGGCAAAGAGGTGCATCAGGCGATGAAGACGCTTCGCGAAGAGAAAGAGAAACGCAAAAAGACCGGTGAGAGCGAGTTGATGGATATCCTGATTGCGTATCAGCACTCTGAGATGTTCCGACTCGATCAGGACTATTACCAAAGTATCGCGAAGAAGCAGGGACTCTCCCTCGCTCCGATCGACAACCGCTATATGCAGGGTAAAAATACCGAGAACAAATATAAGTTTAAGGTGGTGGAATATGAATAA
- a CDS encoding NAD(P)/FAD-dependent oxidoreductase, whose protein sequence is MKKVLILGGGFAGVEAAIFLRKKGYSVTLISDRDYFYIYPTSIWIPTGEAEFEDICVPLKDLQEAHGFELIIDEVKEIHSKERRVVCANGEYRCEYLVIAIGSGKVKHEGSEHFLSICGKPEESLEIKERIDALIEKGGGKIAMGFGGNPKDPSNVRGGPAFEVLFNVHNELKKKGIRDKFELTFFAPMEKPGARMGPQALKMMDLFFNKLNIHKHFGKKIKRFEADGIVFEDDSKLESDFTMFIPAGDGHPVFRNSDLPLNEAGLIKVNDYCEVMHDYDETPEKYNVFAIGDSVALDGPDWRAKQGHIAEVMARNVAFNIDAIAKGSEERKGYLDHLNILCVMDSGDGAAFVYRDNKGGKMIPMPVIGHWLKKGWGWYCRNSKLGKIPRIPGM, encoded by the coding sequence ATGAAAAAGGTTTTGATTCTTGGTGGAGGATTCGCTGGTGTGGAAGCGGCGATTTTTCTTCGCAAAAAAGGGTATTCGGTGACTCTGATTTCCGATAGGGACTATTTCTACATCTATCCCACATCGATCTGGATCCCAACGGGTGAAGCGGAGTTCGAAGATATCTGCGTTCCGCTCAAAGATCTGCAGGAGGCTCATGGATTCGAGTTGATCATCGATGAGGTGAAGGAGATCCACTCCAAAGAGCGGCGTGTTGTCTGCGCCAACGGCGAATACCGCTGCGAGTATCTCGTTATCGCAATCGGTAGCGGCAAAGTGAAACACGAAGGGAGCGAGCATTTCCTCTCGATCTGCGGTAAACCCGAAGAGTCGCTCGAAATCAAGGAGCGTATCGATGCGTTGATAGAAAAAGGGGGTGGAAAGATCGCGATGGGATTTGGCGGCAATCCGAAAGATCCGAGCAACGTGCGGGGCGGTCCGGCATTCGAAGTGCTTTTCAATGTCCATAACGAATTGAAAAAGAAAGGGATTCGGGACAAGTTCGAGCTGACTTTTTTTGCACCGATGGAAAAACCGGGTGCGCGGATGGGGCCGCAGGCTCTCAAAATGATGGATCTGTTTTTCAACAAACTCAATATTCATAAACATTTTGGCAAAAAGATCAAGCGTTTCGAAGCGGACGGTATCGTTTTCGAAGACGATAGCAAACTCGAGAGCGATTTTACGATGTTCATTCCCGCGGGCGACGGCCATCCCGTTTTCAGAAACTCCGATCTGCCGCTCAACGAAGCGGGGCTGATCAAAGTCAACGACTATTGTGAAGTGATGCATGACTACGATGAGACACCGGAAAAATACAATGTCTTCGCCATTGGTGACTCGGTCGCGCTCGATGGTCCGGACTGGCGTGCGAAACAGGGGCATATCGCCGAAGTGATGGCGCGCAATGTCGCGTTCAACATCGATGCGATCGCAAAGGGGAGCGAAGAGCGTAAAGGGTATCTCGATCATCTCAATATACTTTGCGTCATGGACAGTGGGGACGGTGCCGCGTTTGTTTACCGCGACAACAAGGGTGGCAAAATGATTCCGATGCCCGTGATCGGCCACTGGCTGAAAAAAGGGTGGGGCTGGTACTGCCGCAACTCCAAACTGGGCAAAATTCCGCGTATCCCCGGAATGTAA
- a CDS encoding HP0495 family protein encodes MEVINDMDKKVEIEYPCEWKYKVIGEEKAKIEEAVKSVMGGRPHACTFSKTSNKGNYHSYELKTLVHNEDDRTEIFHQLKKHDDLKMVL; translated from the coding sequence GTGGAAGTTATCAACGACATGGATAAAAAGGTCGAAATCGAATACCCCTGTGAATGGAAATACAAAGTGATCGGCGAAGAGAAAGCGAAAATCGAGGAGGCCGTCAAATCGGTGATGGGAGGACGTCCGCACGCTTGCACATTCTCCAAAACATCGAACAAAGGAAATTACCACAGCTACGAGCTCAAAACGCTGGTGCACAACGAAGACGACCGAACGGAAATTTTCCATCAGCTCAAAAAACATGACGACCTCAAAATGGTCTTGTAA
- a CDS encoding 4Fe-4S binding protein, producing MRNESLTAGDLFKFDYFKCLRSEFAKNECRICIDLCPEGAMVFDRTKLTLDTEVCTACAACVGSCPTEALISETFDPNRFALEFSQQKNPKISCKENVPCLAALSSEHLITIALRKEGEIFCDLAHCEGCSINRDNRILETIETMIDEAERFLQIFESEKRIERVRELPDDAPETGRRGLLKKLVNVANEVNEETTMTELMNLSGEKQPLKRILLKNSLKMAAEKFSEETTVEADFSFVVNKTIDAQTCTNCQECAMFCPTEALSILQDNTGIIFQMGKCIACSICDDVCQPGSIHSDKTFDLVTFTFDRMQLLVKHTLEICEECKVAFPYRGGERVCDRCKDFRANHGDLFTMARDME from the coding sequence ATGCGTAACGAGAGTCTGACAGCAGGAGATCTTTTCAAGTTCGACTATTTCAAATGCCTTCGCAGCGAGTTCGCGAAGAACGAATGCCGTATCTGTATCGATCTCTGCCCCGAAGGGGCGATGGTTTTTGACCGCACCAAACTGACACTCGATACCGAGGTGTGCACGGCCTGTGCCGCTTGCGTGGGAAGCTGCCCCACGGAAGCGCTGATAAGTGAAACCTTTGATCCGAATCGCTTTGCTCTCGAGTTTTCGCAACAGAAAAATCCCAAAATTTCGTGTAAAGAGAATGTCCCGTGTCTCGCGGCGCTATCGAGTGAACATCTGATTACAATAGCACTGAGAAAAGAGGGTGAAATCTTCTGTGATCTGGCCCATTGCGAGGGATGCTCCATCAACAGGGATAATCGCATCCTGGAAACGATCGAGACGATGATAGACGAGGCAGAAAGGTTTTTGCAAATATTCGAAAGCGAGAAACGTATCGAAAGAGTACGCGAACTTCCGGATGATGCGCCTGAAACCGGGCGTCGCGGGCTCTTGAAAAAACTGGTCAATGTCGCCAACGAGGTCAACGAAGAGACGACGATGACCGAACTGATGAATCTCAGTGGCGAAAAACAGCCGTTGAAACGGATTCTTTTGAAAAACTCTCTCAAAATGGCGGCAGAGAAGTTCTCGGAAGAGACAACGGTTGAAGCCGATTTTTCGTTTGTCGTCAACAAGACGATCGATGCGCAGACCTGTACCAACTGTCAGGAGTGTGCGATGTTCTGTCCTACTGAAGCGCTCTCGATCCTGCAGGACAATACCGGTATCATTTTCCAGATGGGCAAATGTATCGCCTGCTCCATCTGCGATGATGTCTGCCAGCCCGGCTCCATCCATAGCGACAAAACATTCGATCTGGTGACATTTACTTTCGACAGAATGCAGCTGCTCGTCAAGCATACGCTGGAAATCTGTGAAGAGTGCAAGGTGGCATTTCCTTATCGCGGCGGGGAGAGAGTGTGTGACCGGTGTAAAGATTTCCGTGCCAACCATGGTGACCTCTTTACGATGGCCAGGGATATGGAGTAA
- a CDS encoding recombinase family protein has translation MTYAYLRQIPGTKNLTLQQKDVIGYALGQGLEIDKEVVEHSSKNRPIEERKQFEEFMHSMEEGDNLIVDEIWTLSNRIDELIKILCCTMSRKINLFVASQGVLITKETPIGQVMPLLNELREESQEKRGGVGRPKGSKSRSKFDALQPKILQMLKEGQSVSAIARELGVSRSSLKDYIESRSLKELVDNTFVEIGKPLQTDIISDEMLICPFEQKKQNKTKQKGVN, from the coding sequence ATGACATACGCATATCTCAGACAGATACCGGGTACGAAAAATCTGACGCTGCAGCAGAAAGATGTGATTGGTTACGCCTTGGGACAGGGACTTGAGATCGATAAAGAAGTTGTCGAGCATTCCAGTAAAAACCGTCCGATCGAAGAGCGTAAACAGTTCGAAGAGTTTATGCATTCGATGGAAGAGGGAGACAATCTCATCGTCGACGAAATATGGACGCTCAGCAACAGGATCGATGAACTTATCAAGATACTGTGCTGTACGATGAGTCGGAAAATCAATCTTTTTGTAGCGAGTCAGGGGGTGTTGATTACCAAAGAGACACCCATTGGGCAGGTGATGCCGCTCTTGAACGAATTGCGCGAGGAGTCCCAGGAGAAAAGAGGCGGTGTCGGACGGCCGAAGGGGAGCAAATCCCGATCGAAATTCGATGCCCTTCAGCCGAAAATCCTACAGATGCTCAAAGAGGGGCAGAGTGTGAGTGCGATCGCAAGAGAACTCGGTGTCAGCCGCAGTTCGCTGAAAGACTATATCGAATCACGTTCGCTGAAAGAGCTTGTCGACAATACGTTCGTAGAGATAGGCAAACCTTTGCAAACGGACATTATCAGCGATGAAATGCTGATCTGTCCGTTTGAACAGAAAAAACAAAACAAAACAAAACAAAAAGGAGTCAACTGA
- a CDS encoding TorD/DmsD family molecular chaperone: MDDKTRLYIYAFLSRIFTEELDDKALRDLSENEALLETIGEEALAWFRANDFETLKEELNIDYNSLFGINNHPIESAVMDSKNEILVGLQNPVMQFYFSHGYELNLESSKLYVPDHAGIEFGFMQSMISGNDKATQAEFLHKHLLQWIVPFLVAVKPMAETPFYRDLCDFTVEFLLSDYSALIEEVGEVDA, encoded by the coding sequence ATGGATGATAAAACAAGACTCTATATTTACGCATTTTTGTCGCGTATTTTTACGGAAGAGCTCGATGACAAGGCGTTGAGAGATCTGTCTGAAAACGAGGCGTTGCTCGAGACGATAGGAGAAGAGGCACTGGCATGGTTCAGGGCCAACGACTTCGAAACGCTCAAAGAAGAGCTCAATATCGACTACAACTCGCTTTTTGGGATCAACAATCATCCGATCGAGTCGGCCGTCATGGACAGTAAAAACGAAATTCTCGTCGGACTGCAAAACCCCGTCATGCAGTTCTATTTCAGCCATGGATATGAGCTCAATCTCGAGAGTTCGAAGCTCTATGTCCCCGATCATGCCGGCATCGAGTTCGGTTTTATGCAGAGTATGATCAGCGGCAACGACAAGGCCACGCAGGCGGAGTTTTTGCACAAACACCTTCTACAGTGGATCGTTCCGTTTCTCGTTGCCGTCAAGCCGATGGCGGAGACTCCGTTTTATCGGGATTTGTGTGACTTCACCGTCGAGTTTCTTCTCTCGGATTATTCGGCTTTGATCGAAGAGGTAGGAGAGGTGGATGCGTAA
- a CDS encoding ethylbenzene dehydrogenase-related protein: MNKLTTALLASSLVASAAFAEDAVLAQKTDRDVTQLTPTSKAWEYVKATTIHLYPQTTVTMNDKKANAVNKDAKAKEARVKAIYDNKNIAFLLEWPDGTKSVQKGYRSDVYGDGFAVQLPVNYKDPKKLPYIGMGSDGRPVVIHLQKAVEAVYEPNGNGNVGDQQVVLNKNMFGDEVKAYEAKVAKLAVRDYQRSFISEGFRSMTEIKDGSEKFSADMSYGNKAWKGTVVRPLKDAYLSLKGGFPVAFAAWDGAKMNRDGLKLLSTWIPVKLVGQSGGEKLVSELSAPVKGDAENGKNLVMQNGCMGCHYIPGMSEPGYMAPGLANIGGYSTAAYLRESMVDPNAVVVPGYNRNAHPNTPWYNEVDGKRQSTMPPYPLDDKSLDDMVAYLKTLKAEVK; the protein is encoded by the coding sequence ATGAATAAGCTTACAACAGCATTGCTGGCCTCTTCACTTGTCGCTTCGGCGGCATTTGCTGAAGATGCCGTTTTGGCACAAAAGACCGATCGTGACGTCACGCAACTGACACCGACTTCCAAAGCGTGGGAGTATGTCAAGGCGACGACGATTCATCTCTATCCGCAGACGACGGTAACGATGAACGACAAGAAAGCGAATGCGGTCAATAAAGATGCAAAAGCCAAAGAGGCGCGCGTCAAAGCGATTTATGACAACAAAAACATCGCGTTCTTGCTTGAGTGGCCGGATGGCACGAAGAGTGTCCAAAAAGGGTACCGCTCCGACGTTTACGGTGACGGATTTGCGGTACAGCTTCCGGTCAATTACAAAGATCCGAAGAAACTCCCTTATATCGGTATGGGAAGCGACGGACGTCCTGTCGTCATTCACCTGCAAAAAGCGGTCGAAGCGGTTTACGAGCCAAACGGCAACGGCAATGTCGGTGACCAGCAGGTGGTTTTGAACAAAAATATGTTCGGTGATGAGGTCAAAGCGTATGAGGCGAAAGTCGCCAAACTCGCGGTCAGAGATTATCAGCGCTCTTTTATCTCCGAAGGGTTTCGATCGATGACGGAGATCAAAGACGGAAGTGAAAAGTTCAGTGCCGATATGAGCTACGGCAACAAGGCCTGGAAAGGTACCGTTGTCCGACCTCTTAAGGATGCCTATCTCAGTCTCAAAGGCGGCTTTCCTGTTGCATTCGCAGCATGGGACGGGGCCAAGATGAATCGTGACGGATTGAAGCTTCTTTCAACGTGGATTCCGGTCAAGCTGGTCGGCCAGAGTGGTGGAGAGAAACTGGTATCGGAGCTGAGTGCACCCGTCAAAGGCGATGCCGAAAACGGTAAAAACCTCGTGATGCAAAACGGCTGTATGGGCTGCCACTATATTCCGGGCATGAGTGAGCCTGGCTATATGGCTCCGGGTCTTGCAAATATTGGCGGCTATTCGACTGCGGCCTATCTGCGTGAATCGATGGTTGATCCGAATGCCGTCGTTGTCCCGGGATATAACCGAAACGCGCATCCGAATACGCCGTGGTACAATGAGGTAGATGGCAAGCGCCAGTCTACAATGCCTCCATATCCACTTGACGATAAGAGTCTGGACGATATGGTCGCTTATCTGAAAACCCTCAAAGCGGAGGTGAAATGA
- the moaC gene encoding cyclic pyranopterin monophosphate synthase MoaC: protein MNLTHLDENDRPKMVDVGAKEPTKRIAVASGMIKMSKEAYDAVVHNTAKKGPVLQTAVVAAIMGTKKTPELIPMCHPLLLTGIDCDVEELSDLPGFKLTVTAKLSGKTGVEMEALTGVGIGLLTIYDMVKAIDKGMEIINIRLESKEGGKSGSYQRHG from the coding sequence ATCAATCTGACACATCTTGATGAAAACGATCGTCCCAAAATGGTCGATGTAGGCGCCAAAGAGCCGACGAAACGAATTGCCGTGGCAAGCGGCATGATAAAAATGAGCAAAGAAGCCTATGATGCCGTTGTCCACAACACGGCGAAAAAGGGGCCCGTACTACAGACTGCAGTCGTCGCCGCCATCATGGGAACCAAAAAGACACCCGAACTGATACCCATGTGCCATCCGCTTCTTCTGACGGGAATCGACTGTGATGTCGAGGAACTCTCCGATCTGCCCGGATTCAAACTGACCGTGACGGCGAAACTGAGCGGAAAAACGGGTGTAGAGATGGAGGCGCTCACAGGTGTCGGTATCGGCCTTCTGACCATCTACGATATGGTCAAGGCGATCGACAAGGGTATGGAAATCATCAATATCCGACTCGAATCCAAAGAAGGAGGGAAAAGTGGAAGTTATCAACGACATGGATAA
- a CDS encoding DUF6781 family protein, with translation MELEIRAYCDKALASGQEKDKAIKEGIKKAIEAAVHLHPGMSAQNLSEQIAAALYEELAALEKTDEALLQYAFEILIDTVQKPKEKEIEHLIIEIDRLRRHLSTEEEELQRSLRGLFIGIERAAEKLEPSKRRQWEEALENTELEHVEGLGILNETVEAALIAALEEAEEIESAIREVIRQITHKALSEGLLSAARVHAILTTILMKASELAEATPTKAKEIIHGTVYGINDALITTVKQLKEQLNFAPEEIKAGHIVNWEELIKMLSRSDELYKEIIDDVAAKSTPFIREILNESAGVVGDQFAELKRISNETIEVAKKKLTLLAKEAATKGAELKEQLTNEAKKLGTKAWKKAVEMAEAYKNRIEK, from the coding sequence ATGGAACTTGAAATCAGAGCCTACTGCGACAAAGCCCTTGCTTCGGGACAAGAGAAAGACAAGGCCATAAAAGAGGGAATAAAAAAAGCGATCGAAGCCGCGGTTCATCTGCATCCGGGCATGTCGGCACAAAACCTCAGTGAACAGATCGCAGCGGCACTCTATGAAGAACTGGCTGCTTTGGAAAAAACGGATGAAGCACTTTTGCAATACGCCTTCGAAATCCTTATCGATACGGTTCAAAAACCGAAAGAGAAGGAGATCGAACACCTCATCATCGAAATCGACCGTCTGCGAAGGCACCTCAGCACGGAGGAGGAAGAGCTTCAACGCTCCCTGCGTGGACTCTTCATCGGAATCGAGCGTGCCGCCGAGAAACTCGAACCATCCAAGCGCCGGCAATGGGAAGAGGCACTGGAAAATACCGAACTCGAACATGTCGAAGGGCTCGGAATTTTGAACGAAACGGTCGAAGCGGCACTCATTGCGGCACTCGAGGAGGCTGAAGAGATCGAAAGCGCAATCCGCGAAGTGATCCGCCAAATCACGCACAAAGCGCTAAGCGAAGGGCTGCTCAGTGCGGCACGTGTGCATGCCATCCTCACAACGATTCTGATGAAGGCATCCGAACTCGCCGAAGCGACACCCACAAAAGCGAAAGAGATCATTCACGGAACCGTCTACGGTATCAACGACGCACTCATTACGACAGTCAAGCAACTCAAAGAGCAGCTCAACTTCGCACCCGAAGAGATCAAAGCGGGCCATATCGTCAACTGGGAGGAGCTGATCAAAATGCTTTCACGCAGTGACGAACTCTACAAAGAGATTATCGACGATGTGGCCGCGAAGAGTACCCCCTTTATACGAGAAATCCTGAATGAAAGCGCCGGTGTCGTCGGTGACCAGTTCGCCGAATTGAAACGTATCAGCAACGAAACGATCGAAGTCGCGAAGAAAAAATTGACGCTCCTCGCCAAAGAAGCGGCAACCAAAGGAGCGGAACTCAAAGAGCAGCTGACCAACGAAGCGAAAAAGCTGGGAACAAAAGCGTGGAAAAAAGCCGTCGAAATGGCAGAAGCTTACAAAAACAGAATCGAGAAGTAA
- the ccoG gene encoding cytochrome c oxidase accessory protein CcoG, whose amino-acid sequence MQATTGAAAPKKRNRAKEYLKNWVPYRIKRYWLFGIVTIVALVLPFIKINGNHFFLLNFDHKQLHFLFVRFDMQELYLMPFLLMLLFLGIFFMTTLGGRVWCGWACPQTIFRVIYRDLFETKLLHLRKRITNKQQEPDWSKPENKAKEAIAIGLWSVLALIAAADFVWYFVPPEDFFQYIQNPGEHPVLIGFWIGIALFLIVDVVWLKENFCVYICPYSRVQSVMYDDDTIMAIYNVHRGGHIYDHEGQDAKKLVHNVKELHEREPEAECTACESCVKVCPTHIDIRQGMQLECINCLECVDACTKVMGALGKPSLVVWSSPREIEQGEKTHYIRPRTIAYAVALTIVFVALLVMGTKKEHMLLNINKTAQLYRFTHDGRIVNDYTFLFQNTDSKEHTYYFEVEGHPEIKIVKPSKPFKLAAGKKAKKIVQLEATKPLAKDTRKDTPIPITIKAYAVDDPEKIVVERHTVFVYPRWDIAQKHLKKAE is encoded by the coding sequence ATGCAAGCAACTACCGGTGCCGCCGCACCAAAAAAGAGAAACAGAGCCAAAGAGTACCTGAAGAACTGGGTACCGTACCGAATAAAGCGGTACTGGCTCTTCGGTATCGTAACGATCGTTGCACTCGTGCTGCCGTTCATCAAGATCAACGGCAACCACTTTTTCCTGCTGAACTTCGACCACAAGCAGCTCCATTTTCTGTTCGTGCGCTTCGATATGCAGGAGCTCTACCTGATGCCGTTTCTGTTGATGTTGCTGTTTTTGGGGATATTTTTCATGACGACGCTCGGAGGACGCGTCTGGTGCGGATGGGCGTGCCCGCAGACGATTTTCCGCGTCATCTACCGTGACCTGTTCGAGACGAAACTGCTGCACCTGCGTAAACGTATCACGAACAAACAGCAAGAGCCCGACTGGTCCAAACCGGAGAACAAGGCGAAAGAGGCGATCGCGATCGGGTTGTGGTCCGTGCTGGCCCTCATTGCGGCCGCGGACTTCGTCTGGTACTTCGTTCCGCCGGAGGATTTTTTCCAGTATATCCAGAACCCCGGTGAGCACCCCGTGCTCATCGGCTTCTGGATCGGTATCGCGCTGTTTCTGATCGTCGATGTGGTGTGGCTTAAAGAGAATTTCTGTGTCTATATCTGCCCCTACAGCAGGGTGCAGTCGGTCATGTACGACGACGATACGATCATGGCGATCTACAATGTGCACCGCGGAGGGCATATCTACGACCATGAGGGGCAGGATGCGAAAAAGCTGGTTCACAACGTCAAAGAGCTGCATGAAAGAGAGCCCGAGGCGGAGTGTACGGCTTGTGAAAGCTGCGTGAAGGTCTGCCCGACCCATATCGATATCCGCCAGGGGATGCAGCTTGAATGTATCAACTGCCTCGAATGTGTCGACGCCTGTACCAAAGTGATGGGCGCACTGGGTAAACCGAGCCTCGTGGTGTGGAGTTCCCCGAGAGAGATCGAACAGGGTGAAAAGACCCACTACATACGGCCGCGGACGATCGCGTACGCCGTGGCCCTGACGATCGTCTTCGTCGCGCTGCTGGTGATGGGGACCAAAAAAGAGCATATGCTGCTCAATATCAACAAGACGGCACAACTCTACCGGTTCACCCATGACGGAAGGATCGTCAACGACTATACGTTCCTCTTCCAGAATACGGATAGCAAAGAGCACACGTACTACTTCGAAGTGGAGGGACACCCGGAGATCAAGATCGTCAAGCCGAGTAAGCCGTTCAAACTGGCGGCAGGCAAGAAAGCGAAAAAGATCGTACAGCTGGAGGCGACCAAGCCGCTGGCGAAAGATACGCGAAAAGATACGCCGATTCCGATCACGATCAAAGCCTATGCGGTGGACGATCCCGAAAAGATCGTCGTCGAACGCCATACAGTCTTCGTCTATCCCCGTTGGGACATCGCGCAAAAACATTTGAAAAAGGCGGAGTAG